One Brassica napus cultivar Da-Ae unplaced genomic scaffold, Da-Ae ScsIHWf_1137;HRSCAF=1614, whole genome shotgun sequence genomic window carries:
- the LOC125596113 gene encoding uncharacterized protein LOC125596113 gives MALTVSTGGGGASFRSIDLTDSSRNPFSTSRLHYPSRARLHIVSAAKKPSTQTGRFDSKKRRTLVPTTTKEQPEENNGIYYENPPSQIDISDDDEDRFAVNTRFRGDPKDAPKISVKDLPGLEPDPFEGPQWDGLGFFVQYLWAFGILFALISGAIAAGTYNEGATDFKETPVYKEAMESRDLFDEAEGSSSEDVFDSNPTEVAPSLE, from the exons ATGGCTCTCACCGTGAGCACCGGTGGCGGAGGAGCTAGCTTCCGCTCCATCGACCTCACAGACTCTTCTCGTAATCCCTTCTCCACCTCCAGACTCCATTACCCGTCGAGAGCCCGTCTTCACATAGTCTCCGCCGCTAAAAAGCCTTCCACCCAAACCGGTCGGTTCGACAGCAAGAAGCGTCGGACCCTCGTCCCgacaacaaccaaagaacagcCGGAAGAAAACAACGGTATTTACTACGAGAACCCGCCGTCTCAGATCGACATCTCCGACGATGACGAAGATAGGTTTGCCGTGAACACTCGCTTCAGAGGCGATCCAAAAGACGCGCCAAAGATTTCGGTTAAGGATCTTCCTGGGCTTGAACCGGATCCATTCGAAGGTCCTCAGTGGGATGGTCTAGGCTTCTTCGTTCAATACCTATGGGCTTTCGGGATCCTCTTTGCG TTAATCTCCGGTGCAATTGCGGCGGGGACGTACAACGAAGGTGCGACGGACTTCAAGGAGACGCCAGTGTATAAGGAGGCGATGGAGTCTCGTGACCTTTTTGATGAAGCAGAGGGTTCGAGCTCTGAAGATGTGTTTGATTCTAATCCCACAGAAGTGGCGCCTAGTTTGGAATAG